CTCCTGTGCATGGTGAGTGTGTGTCTTAGCGCTGCTCTGTCTTGCTGTTCGACCCAGGCGTGACTACCACCTGACTGCCTGCCAGTGagtctgtgtgcgtctcttcaCTCTTCCATTTCTTCTTCtacttctccctctccccctgaACGCATgcgtatacacacacacacacactctacccccctccccctcccctcctttgaCTCCTCCGTCTGCTCTCTTTATCGAGCGCCAGTCTCTTCCCTGCAATTTCGTTGTCTTCTtgctgtgcctctctccctccctccctccccgttttctccctttcgcgAGCATCGCTGCGCATTGTCTGTGCCTGCATGTGCTACAGCAACTGCATCTGCGTGCCAATCACTTCCTGGattgtttctctttttctctctctcttttcctgtttgacgcacctccccccctcctactctccgcccctctccttccctccctctccgtcacttgggtttttttttcccgccTCCGTCTTTCGATCGCCCTTCTTTCGCTCTGTGCTGTTGCcattttcgctctctttctcttcgcctctcctcttctactGGACTCGAGTCTACCACACGACGCAGCTCTGCTCGTGGGCGTCACAGTACCCCCTGCCGGTGTGTTTGGCTTTCTTGTCTGACCATCTCATCTGTGTCGTGACGACTATTCTTTTGGCTTTTCTTCTCTAAAAACGTCCTTCTGCTCAGCAACTGcacgtgtgcttgtgcgcggctgtcgcgaacccaccccaccccctctctttctcgctcttggTCATCTGATCTGGTTCACCGGTtgctctctgtctgtctgccgCCGTGGTTTCCTCGCTGTTTCAGCCTTGAGTTCTCAACGACCCACCCACCAAGACGCGCCCATCAGAATATCTGCAACGAAGCCCACGCACTCCGGTACATAGACgtgcccacacacgcagggcattctttcctcctcatcgccccctcccctccctctcccctcccaccgccgctttgctcccttttcattttctctctcctttggtAGCATCGGCGCTTGCTGGTGTTTTCTCTTGGTGGCCTGCTAGCGCGCACTCTAtcactctctctgtcgctctcgcttCCTCGCTTCTGTGAGAGTATACTGCTGTAGGAATCAACGTAGCGCagaataaagagagagagagcgagagagcagggGTGAATAGCGCTTGCTCAACCAAGCCACTTTAAGGTTGATCAAATTGGTTTCTCTCATCCCAccgcacttctctctctttctctctgtgagcGTGTGATCTTCATCCTTTCGCGTCTGTGCCTTCGACTccctgccgcctcgctcttGCCCTGTGCACACTTgtctcctcgcctcttttcCACTGTCGCACGAGCTTTCGGcgttcttctccctcgctttaCTCTCTCGCTCGTCGTTCCTGAGTATTTCCTCCGACGTGCCGGGCGTCTTTGTCTCCTTGTCGGAGTGTCTGTCTTTCCACGTTTTCTTGcctgtgctcttcttcccccaGACTATCCGATAGTGCGGCGTCATGTACACCGCTTCGTCCGACGCGGTAGAGGACTCGACCACCTCGTTTGAGTGGCGCGTGTGGGGCTCTGACtccagcccctccccctctgtgATGCCGtttggcggctgcagcaaTGGGCCTATGCGCGCCACTACCGCAACAACCATGTCGGTCGCGTTGCCCTGGGGCGACTCTCGTGATGACcgaggcaccgccgccgccgcaaaGTCGCCGTCTGCGTTCTCAGCGAACGCTGAGTTGGCCCAGCTCGCttcttccgcctcctcgtggtCGTCGATGACTGCAGCGAACAACACACGCGACGTCATCAACGCATACAAAGGCCCAGGCACCCCCAGTGGCCCAAGCACGCCCGCCGGAGTGATGACACGCAGCGGGGAAGGCAAGGGTACTCCTTCGCAGCAGTCAACGACCGTGTCGGAAGACTTCAGCATTCAGCCAGAGTGGCtcaacggcggcgctggggaCGCTGCCTTCAAGTACACGGCTGCGCCgttggcggtgcagctgccccATTCAACGACGCCAACCCCCCTTCGCGACAATGACGATTACGCTCTTGATATCATCAAGGAGAGCATCAAGCACCAGCTCGCCAGTATCGCGGAGGAAAAGTGCGTCAGTGAAAATACGTACGGCAACTTAGCGGCCGCACTACGACAGACACTtcagccacagccacagccgcagcagcatcgttACTTGagtgtgccgctgcagcgcggggCCACCAGCGAGGCTACCGGTGCGTGCCGGACCGGCGGCGATGGTCATATGATTCATATCCCCAGTGCTGCTGTACCCCCTGCTCCTCGGTctgctgcaccttctcgGCCGAGGGAGACGAGGGCGATGCGCTGCACTTCTTCTCCCGTGTCGGCCGTGGGGCAGCTGGCCGCCACCAGCATTGGGCAGTCCTCCGAGTCCAGGGCAAATGCGTCTTTCACCAGTGGAAGCGGTACTGTCGCGAGCGGTGTTCGCTCAAagtcgccaccgcagccacagctTCCCCAGGCGCCTTCCCAGCAGACTGCTGAGCTGTCAGCTGAGCAACCTTTCaaacagccgcagccgcagccgcacagTACCGCGGCTACGGTGTACCCGCTCAATTCCGCGGCGTCACGAGCGACTTTGTTTgagcaacagcgccagcccTCGGCGAATGACGCTGGCGGCATGGCGGGCAACGTGAGCACTCGGGGTGAGATGAACATTCACCCTGGCAGCCTCCGTATTCCACTGTCCACCTCCAGTGCTCGCTTGATGGGCGACAGCCGTGGCGCCGGCGAGGTCACTGCCGTATCCGCCTCCGCTGAGGCCGCTCCGCGTACCTCCTCTCATACGGACCCGAGCTGCGACACGAGCAGTGACGCGGCGACTGCGAGGACTTTAACAGTACCGACGACCGCCTCATCGTCCTCAATATCGACGGTTCTGCAGAGCAGCTGTTTGTCTTCCGAGCGCTCGTCGTTCAAGGACGAGCTGACCAGTGCAGGTCACCACTATCACATACATTCCTATCGCCAGTACCCCAACCAGCCTCGCCCGGGTTTGCCCGTGGCTGAGCTCAGCCACGGCCGGCATCCACACCCACCTGAGATCCCGGCACTGCAGGTAGAGAGCCTACAGGAGGagtgcgccgcgccgcgccagCAGGAGCGGCTTCAGCGTAAAGAAactcagcagcaggaacagctgcagcgtgtgcgaGCCTCGTCCTTGATGTCGTTCCAGGGTGGCCCGCGCTTCCCCAACTTGCCTCCCCACCTTCAGCCACAACAGCTTCCGCAGACGCAGAGGCAATCCCATccccagcagctgctgtcacACCCACAGTCTCAACAGttgcaacagcaacagctTGGAGTGCCTAAGTCACCTTCAGCTGCCATGATGCCTGGAAAGATCTACGCTGCCACCCCACAGGGCCGGTTGATTTTGCTCACCCCTGACGGCGTCCGAACACCACAGgtgcagccaccgcagcactcactgccgccacccctgccaccgccaccgttgtCGACTGCCACCAGTTCTGCGCTCACCGGCAACTACGTCACCGCCAGCAACTActctgctctcttctgccGCAACAACCCGCTGCACTCAATGCGGTATCCCGGCTCCGAGTCGGAGGGCGCGGGGCGACcggcgtgcggcgctggtcgTCTCAAGGATGAGAAGGGCACCGCAgcgacctcctccagcacttCAGAGGGCCCAAGCACCCAAGTGTCAAACGCGACCGTCAACTCTGTGGAATCAGAGAAGTATGTGTCAAGGAGCCTCACCGTAGGACAGAGCTGtgacgacgcagcggcaaaCCACTCCGAGACCCGCGTCACAGTGACCCCTGCAGTTGTCACTACTGGCAACGCGAGTGCCAAGGCACCAGCGCTTCCGACCGGCCGTCTTGGTGCTGCGACTGGTGCATCCGTGGCAACAGGCAGCGCAGGTGGcgtggagagcagcagcagcagtgtgaCAGCATCTGCGAGTTGTGAAAGTCGACCTCCCACGAgctgtgcagcgccgcttctcgTCCACAACGCCTACAGTAGCACCCACGGCGTCTCCATTGGTGAgcgtgcgcagcacctcagcagccacccaagcagcaacagcagcgtgaATGGGGTTAGtgggccgctgcagctgcaagcGTTCCTGCCACGAGAAGACATTAGCACTACCTCCCCTACGGGTGGTGCCTATCATCCCAACCCCAGCCCTGGTGCGATGTCAGCGTTGCCGAGCAACGGCGCCACGATGTCGCCTCTATCGAAAGTCCAGCCACTGCGCGTGAACCCTGACCTCAATCTTGGGCGGTGCATGGCAAACAGCCTGGCGCTATCGTCCACCAGCCCCAGTAAAGGCAGTAGCAATGCGCAGGTACTCATGCCTGGCAGCGGCTACAGAAACCGCAGAGCTAGCAGTGGCACCGTAGTGACCGGTTCTCAAAGTGTGGCAGCTGTGGGACTAATGGGGTCGAACAACAACACGCTTGGCAACTTGAGCATCTTCGGGCAGCTGCCCACTGCGCTCAAGCCGCTTAACGGTGGCCTCGGCGTGGATATCACAGGTgccgacgacagcgaccATGCTGCCCACTTTACGCATTCGATATCCCCGCCAGTGTTCTCGGCCTCTGCGTCTCCTTCATCATACAGcccaccggcggcgctgggctCAACGAATGGGAACGGTGGCGCTGTAGGCATCTTGACGCAAGCGCCACTTCAGCCGGAACCGGCCAGCAGCCACTGGTCCGCGTCGCGAACCGACCTGTTTTCACAGACTACAAAGTCAACGTGGTCAGGCACTATCTCGTCGCCACTCACACCGGGCtcgatggcgcc
Above is a genomic segment from Leishmania panamensis strain MHOM/PA/94/PSC-1 chromosome 7 sequence containing:
- a CDS encoding hypothetical protein (TriTrypDB/GeneDB-style sysID: LpmP.07.0920), coding for MTRSGEGKGTPSQQSTTVSEDFSIQPEWLNGGAGDAAFKYTAAPLAVQLPHSTTPTPLRDNDDYALDIIKESIKHQLASIAEEKCVSENTYGNLAAALRQTLQPQPQPQQHRYLSVPLQRGATSEATGACRTGGDGHMIHIPSAAVPPAPRSAAPSRPRETRAMRCTSSPVSAVGQLAATSIGQSSESRANASFTSGSGTVASGVRSKSPPQPQLPQAPSQQTAELSAEQPFKQPQPQPHSTAATVYPLNSAASRATLFEQQRQPSANDAGGMAGNVSTRGEMNIHPGSLRIPLSTSSARLMGDSRGAGEVTAVSASAEAAPRTSSHTDPSCDTSSDAATARTLTVPTTASSSSISTVLQSSCLSSERSSFKDELTSAGHHYHIHSYRQYPNQPRPGLPVAELSHGRHPHPPEIPALQVESLQEECAAPRQQERLQRKETQQQEQLQRVRASSLMSFQGGPRFPNLPPHLQPQQLPQTQRQSHPQQLLSHPQSQQLQQQQLGVPKSPSAAMMPGKIYAATPQGRLILLTPDGVRTPQVQPPQHSLPPPLPPPPLSTATSSALTGNYVTASNYSALFCRNNPLHSMRYPGSESEGAGRPACGAGRLKDEKGTAATSSSTSEGPSTQVSNATVNSVESEKYVSRSLTVGQSCDDAAANHSETRVTVTPAVVTTGNASAKAPALPTGRLGAATGASVATGSAGGVESSSSSVTASASCESRPPTSCAAPLLVHNAYSSTHGVSIGERAQHLSSHPSSNSSVNGVSGPLQLQAFLPREDISTTSPTGGAYHPNPSPGAMSALPSNGATMSPLSKVQPLRVNPDLNLGRCMANSLALSSTSPSKGSSNAQVLMPGSGYRNRRASSGTVVTGSQSVAAVGLMGSNNNTLGNLSIFGQLPTALKPLNGGLGVDITGADDSDHAAHFTHSISPPVFSASASPSSYSPPAALGSTNGNGGAVGILTQAPLQPEPASSHWSASRTDLFSQTTKSTWSGTISSPLTPGSMAPPPPQSCMHGSSPPSAQHSTAGGRLHATADDSVVVTVPIANTDGTVTAAVITVPPPFSYTDVGLQQYCLGALQQQPPQQQRPCPPLQQQHLYHRISPAEEQRTTICAGEEEEWRLQQELITLQLEQHRQRLENELRQVQFQQAQQQQQQQQLQHAQHQHQQQQLQSSPQQHQRSPLPVQAAMVAIDGRLYRMMPASSGEAFVKSGEPCRDLHSLDRDSLVSDGAAAADIRTEAPSFHLQNHPGVPMAVSPQAQLSLQQPQPQQHMFTMVSDRSALREVTAAASSLAKPPTPGANVLLVMPAPSAPHTMQYGY